tacTGGAAATAAACTTCCATTATTTTCCGTTAGgatgtttttcaaatttattataaaaaaaatataaaacacttCTTATCTTCTACAAATTCGTTCACTTTCACACTGCATTCTTTCTCCATCTGATTCTCGGTTTCTTGCTGGGTGCACTTCTTCTTTCATAGAATTCACGTTAGCAACTGGAGGTGGTGGAGTGTTATTAATATGTTTCATGTTCGTGGTTGGAGATGGTGGTTTTGTTGTTCTGATTGGATTTGAACTAacattatttactaaatttggAGGTTGATAAGTTGCTAAACTTTTTAACCCGAGTACTTCCGGGTTTTCTTTCCAGAAACGGTCTCCAATAATATCATCTACCAATGGAACCACTGCAGGTTTTAATCTACCTGTCCCATCAGGTATTAATTTCCTTATAAGTGTAGTACCCTTTCGAAAAAGTGGTGGctcattattataatttataccaaattcttgaaaaagtAATTCGTTCTTATGTGATGCCAATGTACCTCTAAGTTTTCCTTCTgcctaaaaattaaaataaataaataaaaacaataatttttagaaatatgatTCAAAATTACTaaggtatatataattatttacacatatatataattatcattctttttatatacatgtacataaatatatatatatgtattataaaagaGTTTACCTGAGTTGGAGTTAGCTTTCCTTTTAATACAAGATTCCAAAAGCAGgtgttatataaattgtttacatGAGCATCAGCCTGTCGCCATGCTAAATAATCCCTTAAGTTTTTATCTGTAGGATACAATACAACACGGGCATCGAAAGATGGTGGATAATATAATTCCTTGCCTTGGAAGAAACGAGGCCAATGATAAACATACGATGATGCAAAAAGAGAATTCACATTTGTCATCAATTTTGAagctaaaatattataaaaatgttttaaacaatatatttgtattattaaacattatggaatacaaatattatgtaacatgtaaataataataattgtatagaaatcaatacatatacatgtacatatatattttttgtgtttccatattaattatttatcatcttaaatttatcatgttataaattactttttaagaTGTACGTACCTCTTCGTTTGTAAAGTTCAGTGTCTTTTCGAAAGACAAAAGAATATTCATCACTTTGACCAAAACCTAGaatgatttctttaaaatcttcCATAACCGTAATAGCCGCGCGATTCATTAATTGCAAAGCAGCTACATCATTCGGTTTAGTAAATTGATGCGCTTCacagaattttgaaaaatttcttccatCAATTCTAACCACAATCCAACAATTTGGCAAACAACTGTCATCACGCTCAAATTCTTTCACATattcaaatttacttttagCCATTCTCGTCAAACTTATGTGCCGGCTATTGACCACTTGTTTGACCAAGCTAATGATTTTCAGGAAGTTGCTTCCTGTTGTCAGAAAATACAACATTTCCTGAAACTGCTAAGTGTTGAAGTCTCCACTGTCGTGTTTGCTTCAGTTTGAGATGTACACAATTTGTCTCATAAATTCATAAAGAACTTATTAAAAATCTGTTATTGACTTTTTATGACGAAATAAATTACCGTttgatacatatgtatatttctaaataaccACGTGCGCGTTTATTGGTTAGGTATAATTGGTTAACTAGTAGGCTAGCAGCTGTATAGTGGGTATATACAAAGATATGcacaagttaaataaaatactgtattgtaacaaattcttgtgaattaaagatatttaaataaaatacattaaaatttttatggagatatatatttacgtaatatgtaaataagtctaaatatataaaaataaaaaattacaacaaaatGGATCTGCATGAACGCTATATGCGTACTTCAACAATAGATTTCTCAATCTTGGAATTATTAGACATTGCATTCAAAGATGACCCATTCTTATTGCTACAtcgtttaaacaaatattacaataccGAAATACTAAAAGACAATTTATATGCAAAGCAATTACATACATTTCGAATGATATTATGTTATGAATATCAACTtatatttgatacaaaaaagaaacattctaAAGCAGTGTCAAATgatttatgttttaaaattatagaaaatactttattggagaaaaaaaaattacagaattttatcgaatatccaattttatacgatattataattttacgattaacGCTTCACTGTGATGTACAGTGTATTGAACAacacttgataaattttcagaaatcgAATGCTGATACCTTGAATAgtaatgaaagtaaaattttgtatatgaAAATACTAGAATGCTTTTTAGAATCGttacaattaaagaaatttctatataatgaCTTGGAATCAAATCTACTGAAACGTTTTAATTCTTTGTACctgaaagatataatattatggttacaaatgaaagaaaataaggaaTGGCAATTATTTGCTTCAATTTTcccaaaattaataaatacctTTGATTCTGAAAGTATTTTCCCAGCTGTATGGAATTGTATCTTAAATGAATTAGATGatttgaaagatttattaaGTGCACTCAGCattttaatagatatatatttctcattaaatttaaaagataatagtCTTATACATCATGATCTATATTGTACAAAACAACTATGGTTATTAATAATGAAGAGCTTAAAGTCTCCTATACAGCAGTATCGTAAACAagcattatttataatgaaacgaATAACTTGTTTTATGAGCACTATAGCTGAAAGTGATTTAAAATCGATAGAGTATACAATTACTCCTTTCCTATGCAATCAATCtattaaaacagaaatatcaataaatgacattagacaaaattatttcttgataTTAGAAGCATTGGAAGAAAAACAACATCATCTAATATTACCTGCATTAACTCATTTACCAATTTTGGTAAAAGGAAGTCAGGAGCATGCTGCATGTAATAACTGCTTTAGCAACATTTGGTTACAACTAAGttttgaaagaatattattgcatgaaaataatactataGTAAAACAGGGAATATTGTATGTTTGTAAATTACCTGCTCTTTTACATGATGATcagtttgtaaaattatttatacatgttctaaataatacatttttatatgaatgTCAAACTTATCAACAAGAAccagaaatattaaacgatattgtaacattatttatacatgtaaaaaaggaacaagttgaatttttaaataaagttctTCAAATAATGAACGAAGAAACATGGGCTCCTAtaccaatattttatatgatgaAAGTTTTAAGGACAGTTTCAAGtcaagtattaaattattggaaagatgatcaattaaatataattaaatctttaattCAGAAAAACCAAATGCAGTCTTATATATTAAGAATTGCATTTCAAATTGAACTTCTAAAAACAATTCCCCtctctataaaaaaaattaatgatttgaaaattgtaatggATATGTTGTTAGAATTTCCtttagaagaaattttcataagaaattcatttttatggaatattataatagcATGGTTGAAAGAAGTATTAGTAAAAGTAGatgcaataaattttattaaatttatttgtaaagaaCATCCATGTCAAAATTTGCATGTAAAATTCAATCCTGCAAAATTTGCTCTTATTGTTACAATGTTTCATGATGCAGGTTTAATATTACAACAGAAATCATGTTCTGTAGAAGCAGTACTCAATAATTGGCTATCATCACTGAAAGGGATAGCTACAAGACCTTATGCAGATACtgcacatattttttatatgatagAATTTATGTcatatttacttaatttaagTGACATAGACACACAGAAGAGCATTATACAACTGTTcactttatatattaatgatgcattaaaatttttacttaaaagCAGCAAAAGCATACCATACAAGTTTAATTATGAAGAATTAAACAGATATCTCAATGCAATTACTTCAACTCTTAACAATGGAAACTTGCTTTTAACAAAACaggaaattttacattatgttgagaagtttaaaaatgatagtataactattattcaaaatataaaacaatatacgAACATGCATTACATATATGCTTTATATATCTTACATTATactcaaaatattttatgtacaaaccacacttcattttatttacaacCATTATTAAATATCCATGATATTCACATACCTAGTAATGATGAATCTGAAATAGAACTGAAAGGGAAGATAGCATCAGATTGTTATGTATTACTTGCTAGACttgtaaatcaatttttaacgaaagtagaaataaaattatggcCTCAAAACATTGActggattaaaaatatttcctatttatatgaaatgggaggaaatgaaattattccagAAGTAGCActgatattaaaaacaatGGTTAATAAGGGAGCAATAGGAGatctagaaaataaattaaacttgaTATCTATTTTCACTACATGTTGGAAAACCACTTTGTTGAGTACAAAGAACAAGATTTATTTTCTAGCAATAAAAAATCTTATAGGAGTtgttataaacaataattttttggtATTACCCAATATTAAGGATTTTGTAGACAATGTAagatagtaatatatttttcaggaAATGAATCTCTtcttgtatattaaaattatctttaatttttagtttcttaATCAACTACTGGAAGAAAGTAATAATGTGCCAAAactgaaaaaatttttattagatgaaatgaaatttttaaacacgtgctgtttaaaaaatctacAAGATGCACTATTAACATGTCTCCTCCATGGACATGTACTTCgaaaagataaacaaatagaaaatcaagtctatttatatattacaaaaaattatcatAGCTGTTACCCACAACATATACAAATAATGTAGGTACTTTTATGAtctttaacattattttatatattcattttttattaatattttaacttcaTTAATAGAGATCATAATAATGATGCTAATGTTAGAGCAGCTTCTGTCATTCTGCTACATCAGATAATTAATGAAGATAGAGAATTTGGATCAACATTTCTCCCAactattttacagaaattggaaaagtacaaaaataaacgatatttcaatcattcttacatacataaaataaagcaTCGAATTATGCaaactttattaataatacagcCAATTTTAACTAAggtaacaaaatattgtatgtaaattacatatcatcttattttaaattgtagtaataaatatagtagGAAAAACATTTGATTCATCTACAGGATAATACTGTAATACTGCAagaatttctttgtaatttaatacttCTGGAAAGTAATCAACATAGTGTTCGAATAATGCAAGAatggatattaataaaaattttcgtggaaaatatagaatttcatGATAAAATCTGGGAATTTTTTGAAAAGGTATTTAAATAAGTTTTGTGTTTCTCttatgaaattgttttttattaatataagaattctCTAACTAATATAATATGTGTAGGGTATTAAAACACGTCCAGGATGTGTTAGTTCCATAATGTGTATCATTTATCATGTTTCTAAACTTCTACCCAAAGATTCCcaaagcaattttattttaacggcACTCAATTATATTACCCGTTGCTGTTTAGGACAACAATATAGTATGCGTCTTTACGGTCAGGtaaattgtattatgttaagttataaactaataataaattacaaccatattaatattttgttcacAATAGATTatctttgtaaaattatacaaaatgttggaagaaatgaattttgatCATGCAACATTACAATATAGAGGATTATATAATGCCGCAATTGCAACTTTGAAAGATGGATTAGCAagaaattcaaacaaaatacaggatgacttttatttttctatttttcatcctATACTGAACTATACCTTacaagtaatattaaaattactatttaaaattattaaatagataaataaaaataaaaatatatacttaaatataatacttatatataatacttaaataatgttttctttctatttatagacaatttattatgaattacCTCGATTGACTGATATGGATGCAAGTGAATGGATAAATCCACATTTgttcaaaaatttgaattttgaagaatttagTGGTCATTCTCTTCAGCTATATAACATAGATACATCATTATCAGATACTAAAACatcatcatttttaataaaatcttcaggtattttataaactattatgattatactaatttctaataatatgCTTCATACATGTAAAGAATACTAAATTcctaaaatttaaagaaaaaacaagCAGTATAGAATCTTTTGGAAAAAACAGTAATATGGAATTTGAAGAATTGAATGATAttcaaaaaaaaattaatcctCTGATGTCTACCAATTTGTCACATAGTGATATTTTTCCAACAATCAGAGAATCCATTTCTCATAAGAGAATATCAGATGAAGATGGTCTTATAGTTGTAGCATGTCTTGTTAGTCGTACTCCAAACTTAGGGGGACTTGCTCGTActtgtgaaatttttaatgtaaaagaaTTGGTTATTGCTAATATGAATCAAATTAAAGATAAGGAATTTCAGAATCTTAGTGTATCAGCTGAATATTGGATAACTATTACAgaggtatattttatatgtataacattttaatacataCAAAAGAGGTTTATTGTAACCAATTCATGGCCATTGTAGGTAAAACCATATGAtctatgcaaatatttattgaataaaaaagatatggGATGGTCTTTGGTAGGAGTAGAACAAACAGCTAATAGtacaaatttgttaaatatgaaatttgagaaaaagacAATTCTTGTTTTAGGGtaagtaatcataaagtaaataaattcacatgaataacaataaatgtcatttacagaaatgaaaaagatgggATTCCTGCCAATTTGATACCTTTGTTTGATACCTGCATAGAAATACCACAAGTTGGTGTAATACGATCATTAAATGTTCACGTTAGTGGAGCAATATGTATATGGCAGTATGCAAAACAACATATATTAACATGATCCTATTTTtgagtataataaataattatataatataatgtttaatattgctttttttttaaatgacacATCTTTTATGAAACGcaatgaaataagaaaatattttaattaaataatattaatgtttatttataaaattaaaattgaatttatatgtgtatatatatatatttatttgaataactATTATACAGAGATTATATCCCCAAATGAatgttaatacatttttatacgttatatcctataaGATGTCGTTTTCCAATACATTCTCCTACGAAGAACcaacataaaatttcaattccaaCTAATGTATTTAGCCAAGCTTCACGCACTGTGAGATCAagatatcgtttatttttagcAGCACTGATCATATTGGAGATACCATTCTTTATGGCAGGAATGTCAGATATCTTTGGCGGAACTAATTCTACTTTTCCATAATATACAAGATTCCTAATAGCAGGCTTGGTTTTTGTTGTTAAAACTGCAATGAATACATGattataagtaataattataatacattttatttatattaataaaagattattaacGATTGACAGTAAAACTAactggaaatatatatatatcttacatAACCTTGAAaacattaagaaaaatatttctgacaaATTATGTGCCCATTAATgacttatttaaaattattctggAATTTCAATGACTGAAGTATGatcgtaatttaaaatagcaaaacaattaattctcttttattttacaacgaGAATATTTGAGTTATATaacaatcaatttttatcagcaagttataattaactttacgaaataaaataattataataattaagcaTTAAATACGTACCTTTAGATATTGCTATAACCTCTCCAATAAGTTTCGACATTTTTAATCACCTTTATTTAAGCAACTTTCTTTCGTGAGAAACCACAAGACCACAGCCGTCTCACACCCTATAATTCTGTAACAACCCCCTTTGCAACTGATAATTCTGTCATCTAGCGGTAATTTTTGGAattataacttaaaattatatacatatataatagcAGATAATAGATACATACacatattaaatactataCCATGAACTGTGGCcgaatacaattataaaattacaaacgaaacatagaattttatctttacGTATCTTTTATCGTTATGCGGgtgaaaaaatgattaaaacaaTGATATTGAGCAAAAAGTACTATGCtaattttttctacttttattaaaatatttttattattgacataaaatttttattaatattttcatgttcaaaatattaaacgctAACATTTAAAAGTACATTACATAGGAATGTTAGGAATCATATATGACTTATAGATCATTAGATCATCTTTAATTTAGGATATACTAAAAGTAGTTACGTGATATGTAATTCACAAACAGCaagtttattaaacattttgtaaGTATACAAAACACTTACATACAGTATAATTTCTGTGAAAAAGCGGAGTATGCacataaagaatttatataacaaaataagtatctatatataatattaaaaaaatggtaTTTTGAGAACTGAGTTTTAGACATTAtgacttattttatttatatttattaatcccAACATTTTACACGCAATTCAGGCTCTAGAATGCTCCAATTTGGTGAATGTTTTTCGTTTGATAACCAATTAAAGTCATCAACGCAATTccagttatttatttttggatCAAGTCCAGCTAGATTAAAGTGATTTGCTTGATCTTCGTAAGACCAGTTATAAGGTGCTACACGTATTTTTGTACAATCTTCTATAATTGATCTACTCGtaacatgtaaataaataGTACAATCTGTTGAAGAATGTAGTCGAAGTTGCTGACACGCAAAAGCAAACACACATTCACTACAATCGTGTGCAAATACAGATGATGTTACTGGTCCAACTAGTACAGTACActcttttaaatttaccatGTGTAAGGTACTAGGTGTGCCATAAATTCGTACTGTACAGTGAATTAAATCGGACAGtagaatatcatttttattcacatTTTCAGCATCCAAAATTAATTGTTCATTAACTTTTCCTAACAACATTACTGCACTGTCTCCATATTTACTTGATAATTTATGATTCTGTTTTGCAGAACCATTTACAATTCCTTCTGATATCTTCAAATCCTTTAAACCATCTGTCATATCGTGTGTCTTGTCAGATGTTTTCTTTACAACTCTTCGGTTCTTAAAaccaaatttctttttaggtAATAATGTCACTTCTAATTCAGAAGcttcattttctaataattgtaaattttcttgTGCTCTTCTAATATCATAAACTTTTAAAAACATCTTTGATTGTGATAAGTAATTCTTAAGTGTctgaatttctttatttattttatcaaatatccCAGGAAGAGCTGGTGTGGGAGCACTGGGTGCATCATCtaacatttctttaattttcttacatgATGAATAAAATGTGTCCTTAAAATAACTACTTTGTTCAGATTCAACAGCCAATGATTGCCTTTCTTCTCTCCGTCTTTCAATAATGTTTTTCCTTTCACGATCTCTTTTACTGATACGATCTGGTAAACTACCTTCTATTAGCGTAGGAGAATCCATATTGCACTTTTAATgttattcctttttaaattatgtctTTATTTCTAGATTATTATATCaactttgtatattatatacttgctgttttcaataataaatttgtcttTACCAATAGTATATTTTAGTAGGgctatgaattttatatttagaggCTTGTAGATCAAAactgaaaattacaaaaaaaatataagtaattaaCTTACATTAATAAAGAAGCAATTATCATATGAAgacgtttattaaatattaagttaataaaatatataaaaaaatatataaaaattatttaccaaatcttgaaagaatatatattagatTAAATGATAGAACTTATCTATATAATTTCtctcaatatattttatcttttttaaaataacatagattatatctttttaagagttgataaaataataaccaATCATAAACAAACCTGTCAAATATACTCTACGTATGATGCTTATATCAGAGCATACAAATACCTTGTTTTTAGGAGTATCAATTTGTGAAGAATATCTTAAAACATCACTACCTATTAAGAATGGTGGAAGTTTTACAAACTCCGTAAAATTTAACTTTCATTTTGTTGCTGTTGCCACAATGCAAGATCCGACAATTTGGTACTTGTGTTACGTACTTTGCTTTCAAGCATGTAATAACCGTCTAGCAGCACTGGACAATACTTAAATGCAAAATGTCTGcaacctaatatttataacattcatTTCAATAATTGTTTAGATGCacttacaaaaatttgatcaactgtctaatataatacattgtCTTTTTTCAATAGCACGAACGGAACTtcgataaaatgtattaaatctaaattatGATTGTAATGTTTTTCTTATGTTTTTCTTATATGATTTTCTTATGTTTCTTAACATTTTGATTGTTACACGTAATTATGTTAAACTATAACTGAATGAAAATAacctaaaatataaaagaatcatACAGAGTAACGTATAGTTCATATATACCTTGGAATGTACTTAAAGAATGCCACAATACTACCGCTCCAAAGAAACATATACTTTCAGacacaataaatatttttaatggagAAAAAGTCCTTCGTGGCGGCTTGTGAAGCATACTAGCTAACAATACGATTTcctaaaatggaaattatcaATACGGCAAAGGAcgatagatatatttttcgagATATCGAAGGATTTCGATAGGGATAGTAAGTAAAGCAATCTTATTCTTTACTCTCGTTATGCAACTCTCGAAAGAAGTTATACTGTTCGATATATTCTTTCGATATAAAGAGCGGAAAATTTAAAGTTACGCGAAATAtctgttattttaataatgtactaaattattaataatgatgaaataaaaaacatattagtaatattatctacgataaaaattacgttCTCTATAATGTGATAGgtgtaaaactatatataaattttatctaacatattaaagaattttattataatcaaatataCAGCAAGAGACATGTAAGATTGCAATCTAAAATATCTCCATTGTTTTTAGtggtatgaaaaatatttaaaggaggaaatgtttaatttgaagggacaaataatacaataatcaCTTTTCGgaattatatgatatataaatcCAATTATACTACCCTTGAACGGAAAAtttctaatacaatatatttaggACAGCGATTTTAAACtatacaattgaaatttttatcttatagATACAATTTTAAGcagttatgtaatttttatagaatagttgaacttgttttaaaatatacagatatcttcaaagatacaattttcatatttacttGCCCCTTCagatcgaatattaaataaaatatctttaagtCCTCCCTTAAAAATTTTTGTGCATTACCAAAAATAGTGTTCCTATTTTAAGTGACCCATCTTATTTATTGcataactaataataatattataacattctacttatttttttgtatctgTTCATCTATCGGTTATGATATAAAATCGATTATAAATCTATTAACAGAAGATGATGTACAATATAAAAGCATTTTGTCAATTCTTATATCttgaattaaataatcgtaatagGGAAGTTGTGGTagtatgtaaaattttgttctgcCTTACTTAGGCCtcctttaaaaaatgttttgtttttGATAGATTGTTACTATATAGGATGCAGCCAAATAACACGTACAAATGGGCATGAGATAATTTCTTGTGaaaaataagttgaaaatatagaacacAATTTTTTCGTTCGACTCTTAGTTTTCGTGAAAACAGAGTTTAAAAATATGCCaagtatgtatatttgaaatatacttaaaataatCAGCTGAAGGTAAATTTACATATCAAAGTAAGTAAAaaagtgcaataaaatttttccgtGTAAgactttattttcaagaagGTAGAGATTGAATATGTTGAGAAAAGGATCGGTccaatatcataaattttcaaatttatttttctcagaaaCAAAGTGTCTTgtgaaaaagtttcattctacattttcaaattattttcacgtaTACTATTCTTCTATCAATTACTTACTCCTGTCGAATCCAAAACTAGCCATGTTCAAGTATACttggtaaattttcaaacttgatgttcttgaaaatgaagcaccgtatgaaaaattcttatcctatattttctccttctttttccattgGGCATCACCTTATGCTCGCTTATATATGTTATTCGGTCGCATCCTATATatggtatttaaaaattaaatattgcataatactatatatatacatatatatatagtagtatgtttttcacatttcactatgaatatacaaataaatttgaaaatattaatgcagaataatatattataataaactttttccataacataacatttcatgtataaaatagcgatataatttaatagtatACACGTTAAGTTAGAAAGTGCAGAACATTGTACCTATGGAAACAGCCTAATATAAAGATtgtagaagaatatttattatacagcTTTTCATACATAAgcatag
This DNA window, taken from Bombus pyrosoma isolate SC7728 linkage group LG6, ASM1482585v1, whole genome shotgun sequence, encodes the following:
- the LOC122568811 gene encoding tubulin-specific chaperone C, with amino-acid sequence MDSPTLIEGSLPDRISKRDRERKNIIERRREERQSLAVESEQSSYFKDTFYSSCKKIKEMLDDAPSAPTPALPGIFDKINKEIQTLKNYLSQSKMFLKVYDIRRAQENLQLLENEASELEVTLLPKKKFGFKNRRVVKKTSDKTHDMTDGLKDLKISEGIVNGSAKQNHKLSSKYGDSAVMLLGKVNEQLILDAENVNKNDILLSDLIHCTVRIYGTPSTLHMVNLKECTVLVGPVTSSVFAHDCSECVFAFACQQLRLHSSTDCTIYLHVTSRSIIEDCTKIRVAPYNWSYEDQANHFNLAGLDPKINNWNCVDDFNWLSNEKHSPNWSILEPELRVKCWD